One window of Trinickia caryophylli genomic DNA carries:
- a CDS encoding O-methyltransferase — translation MSTEQWSVVDSFICDAFVPRDAALDAALEASARAGLPAINVAPNQGKLLNLLARIQGARRILEVGTLGGYSTIWLARALPPDGSLTTLEINPDYANVARENIARAGLAQQVTVRLGDAVQTLRELAREGAAPFDFVFLDAKKEYFPQYLDGALALARPGTVIVCDNVVRGGRVVDAHSNDADVQGVRRYYELAGAHPRLTSTAVQTVGSKGWDGFAVSIVQP, via the coding sequence ATGAGCACCGAACAATGGAGCGTCGTGGACTCATTCATCTGCGATGCATTCGTGCCCCGCGACGCGGCCCTCGATGCCGCGCTCGAGGCGAGTGCGCGCGCGGGTCTGCCCGCGATCAACGTGGCGCCCAATCAAGGCAAGCTGCTGAATCTGCTCGCGCGCATCCAGGGCGCGCGGCGCATCCTCGAAGTCGGGACGCTCGGCGGCTACAGCACGATCTGGCTCGCCCGCGCGCTGCCGCCGGACGGCTCGCTGACAACACTCGAAATCAACCCCGACTACGCGAACGTCGCACGCGAAAACATCGCACGCGCGGGGCTCGCGCAACAGGTAACGGTACGCCTGGGCGATGCCGTGCAAACGCTTCGCGAGCTGGCTCGCGAAGGCGCGGCGCCGTTCGACTTCGTCTTTCTCGACGCGAAAAAGGAGTACTTCCCGCAGTACCTGGACGGCGCGCTCGCGCTTGCGCGGCCCGGCACGGTCATCGTTTGCGACAACGTCGTGCGCGGCGGGCGCGTCGTCGACGCCCACTCCAACGATGCCGATGTCCAGGGCGTACGCCGCTACTACGAATTGGCCGGCGCCCATCCGCGCCTCACGAGCACGGCGGTACAAACGGTCGGCAGTAAAGGCTGGGACGGCTTCGCCGTCTCGATCGTTCAGCCCTGA
- the alaS gene encoding alanine--tRNA ligase has product MKAAEIREKFLKFFESKGHTIVRSSSLVPGNDPTLLFTNSGMVQFKDVFLGAEKRPYTRATTAQRSVRAGGKHNDLENVGYTARHHTFFEMLGNFSFGDYFKRDAIHYAWELLTAVYQLPKDKLWVTVYQEDDEAYDIWAKEVGVPTGRIIRIGDNKGARYASDNFWQMADTGPCGPCSEIFYDHGPDVWGGPPGSPEEDGDRYIEIWNLVFMQFNRDAQGNMTPLPKPCVDTGMGLERIAAVLQHVHSNYEIDLFQALIAAAARETGVADLANNSLKVIADHIRACSFLIVDGVIPGNEGRGYVLRRIVRRAIRHGYKLGRKEPFFNKLVADLVKEMGGAYPELADAQTRVTDILRQEEERFFETIEHGMSILDAALAELDVKGEKVLDGEVAFKLHDTYGFPLDLTADVCRERGVSVDEAAFDEAMSRQREQARAAGKFKMTQGLEYAGAKTTFHGYEEQIFDDAKVVALYVDGTAVQQVEKGQDAVVVLDHTPFYAESGGQVGDMGVLANASLRFAVADTLKVQADVIGHHGTLEQGTLKVGDVVKAEIDAIRRARTARNHSATHLMHKALREVLGSHVQQKGSLVDPEKTRFDFVHHSPMTDDEVRRVEDIVNAEVLANAPGIVRVMPFDEAVKGGAMALFGEKYGDEVRVLDLGFSRELCGGTHVHRTGDIGLFKIVAETGVAAGVRRVEAVTGDNAVRYVQTLEQQVGAAAAALKAQPAELTQRIGQVQEQVKSLEKELAALKSKLASSQGDELAAQAVDVAGVQVLAATLDGADVKTLRETVDKLKDKLKHAAIVLAAVDGGKVSLIAGVTAEASKKVKAGELVNFVAQKVGGKGGGRPDMAQAGGTEPGNLGAALASVKEWVQGQL; this is encoded by the coding sequence ATGAAAGCCGCCGAAATCCGCGAGAAATTCCTCAAGTTCTTCGAATCGAAGGGCCACACGATCGTCCGTTCGTCGAGCCTCGTGCCCGGCAACGACCCGACGCTCCTCTTCACCAATTCGGGCATGGTGCAGTTCAAAGACGTGTTTCTCGGCGCCGAGAAGCGGCCGTACACGCGCGCCACGACAGCTCAGCGCAGCGTGCGCGCCGGCGGCAAGCACAACGACCTCGAGAACGTCGGCTACACGGCGCGGCACCACACGTTCTTCGAAATGCTCGGCAATTTCTCGTTCGGCGACTATTTCAAGCGCGACGCGATCCACTACGCTTGGGAGTTGCTGACGGCGGTCTACCAGTTGCCGAAAGACAAGCTTTGGGTCACCGTGTACCAGGAAGACGACGAGGCGTACGACATCTGGGCCAAGGAGGTGGGCGTGCCGACCGGGCGGATCATCCGCATCGGCGACAACAAGGGCGCGCGCTACGCGTCCGACAACTTCTGGCAGATGGCCGATACCGGCCCGTGCGGCCCGTGTTCGGAAATTTTCTACGACCACGGTCCCGACGTCTGGGGCGGGCCGCCGGGATCCCCCGAGGAAGACGGCGACCGCTACATCGAGATCTGGAACCTCGTGTTCATGCAGTTCAACCGCGACGCGCAGGGCAACATGACGCCGCTGCCGAAGCCCTGCGTGGATACCGGCATGGGCCTCGAGCGCATCGCCGCCGTGCTGCAGCACGTGCACAGCAATTACGAGATCGACCTGTTCCAGGCGCTCATCGCGGCCGCGGCGCGCGAGACGGGTGTGGCCGACCTCGCCAACAACTCGCTGAAGGTCATCGCCGATCACATCCGCGCCTGCTCCTTTCTCATCGTCGACGGCGTGATTCCGGGCAACGAGGGCCGCGGCTACGTCTTGCGCCGGATCGTGCGCCGTGCGATCCGCCACGGCTACAAGCTCGGCCGCAAGGAGCCGTTCTTCAACAAGCTCGTGGCCGATCTCGTCAAGGAGATGGGCGGCGCCTATCCCGAGCTGGCCGATGCGCAGACGCGGGTGACGGACATCCTTCGCCAGGAAGAGGAGCGCTTTTTCGAGACGATCGAGCACGGCATGTCGATTCTCGATGCGGCGCTCGCCGAGCTCGACGTCAAGGGCGAGAAAGTACTCGACGGCGAAGTGGCCTTCAAGCTGCACGACACCTACGGCTTCCCGCTCGATCTGACGGCCGACGTTTGCCGGGAGCGGGGCGTGTCGGTGGACGAAGCGGCGTTCGACGAGGCGATGTCGCGTCAGCGCGAGCAGGCTCGCGCGGCCGGCAAGTTCAAGATGACGCAGGGGCTCGAATACGCGGGCGCGAAAACCACGTTCCACGGCTACGAGGAGCAGATCTTCGACGATGCGAAGGTCGTTGCGCTCTACGTCGACGGCACTGCCGTTCAGCAGGTCGAAAAAGGCCAGGACGCGGTTGTCGTGCTCGATCACACGCCGTTTTACGCCGAATCGGGCGGCCAGGTCGGCGACATGGGCGTGCTCGCCAACGCGAGCCTGCGCTTCGCCGTGGCCGACACGCTCAAGGTGCAGGCCGATGTGATCGGCCATCACGGCACGCTCGAGCAGGGCACGCTGAAGGTCGGCGACGTCGTGAAGGCCGAGATCGATGCGATCCGCCGCGCCCGCACGGCTCGCAACCACTCGGCCACGCACCTGATGCACAAGGCGCTGCGCGAGGTGCTCGGTTCGCACGTCCAGCAAAAGGGCTCGCTCGTCGACCCCGAGAAGACCCGCTTCGACTTCGTGCATCACTCGCCGATGACGGACGACGAAGTGCGTCGCGTCGAGGACATCGTCAACGCCGAGGTGCTCGCGAACGCGCCCGGCATCGTGCGCGTCATGCCTTTCGACGAGGCCGTGAAGGGCGGCGCCATGGCGCTTTTCGGCGAGAAATACGGCGATGAGGTGCGCGTACTCGATCTCGGTTTCTCGCGGGAGCTTTGCGGCGGCACGCACGTGCATCGCACCGGGGATATCGGTCTGTTCAAGATCGTTGCCGAGACCGGCGTGGCGGCGGGCGTGCGGCGCGTCGAGGCCGTCACGGGCGACAACGCCGTGCGCTACGTGCAGACGCTCGAGCAGCAGGTCGGCGCCGCCGCGGCGGCCCTCAAGGCACAGCCGGCCGAGCTCACGCAGCGCATCGGGCAGGTCCAGGAGCAGGTGAAGTCGCTCGAGAAGGAACTGGCGGCCCTGAAGTCGAAGCTGGCCTCGAGCCAGGGCGACGAGCTGGCGGCGCAGGCGGTGGACGTGGCCGGCGTGCAGGTGCTCGCAGCGACGCTCGACGGTGCGGACGTCAAGACGCTGCGCGAGACGGTCGACAAGCTCAAGGACAAACTCAAGCATGCTGCGATCGTGCTGGCGGCCGTGGATGGCGGCAAGGTCAGCCTCATTGCGGGCGTGACCGCCGAAGCGAGCAAGAAGGTCAAGGCGGGCGAACTCGTCAACTTCGTCGCGCAGAAGGTGGGCGGCAAGGGCGGCGGTCGGCCCGACATGGCCCAGGCCGGCGGCACCGAGCCCGGCAACCTGGGCGCGGCGCTGGCCTCCGTCAAGGAATGGGTGCAGGGCCAGCTCTGA
- a CDS encoding RBBP9/YdeN family alpha/beta hydrolase has translation MQPKRVLVLPGYANSGPGHWQTRWEALDRAYSRVAMPDWDHPVCEAWCDALERAIAAEQERGSAPVLLAAHSLGCLTAAAWAARRASPATLAAVAGALLVAVPDPKGPEFPADARGYEPVSEVPLPFPTVVVASSDDPYGSLAFAERCANAWGSRLVELGPRGHINADSRLGDWEEGRRWLAALAAE, from the coding sequence ATGCAACCGAAACGTGTCCTCGTTCTCCCCGGTTATGCCAATTCAGGCCCGGGCCACTGGCAAACGCGCTGGGAAGCGCTCGATCGCGCGTACTCGCGCGTAGCGATGCCCGATTGGGATCATCCCGTTTGCGAAGCGTGGTGTGACGCGCTCGAACGGGCGATTGCGGCGGAGCAGGAGCGTGGCAGCGCCCCGGTATTGCTGGCCGCGCACAGCCTCGGCTGCCTCACGGCCGCCGCGTGGGCCGCGCGCCGCGCCAGCCCGGCGACGCTCGCCGCCGTGGCCGGTGCGCTGCTCGTGGCCGTGCCCGATCCGAAGGGCCCCGAGTTTCCGGCCGATGCGCGCGGCTACGAGCCGGTGAGCGAGGTGCCGCTGCCGTTTCCGACGGTCGTCGTCGCGAGTAGCGACGACCCGTACGGCAGCCTCGCCTTCGCCGAGCGCTGTGCGAACGCCTGGGGCAGCCGCCTCGTCGAACTGGGGCCACGCGGCCATATCAACGCCGACAGCCGCCTGGGCGACTGGGAAGAGGGCCGGCGCTGGCTCGCCGCGCTCGCTGCTGAATAG
- a CDS encoding CaiB/BaiF CoA transferase family protein produces MGALSHLRILDLTRVLAGPWCAQTLADLGADVIKIERPGAGDDTRHWGPPYLKTPDGADTREAAYYLCANRNKRSVTVDIATAEGQKIVRELAATSDVVLENYKVGQLARYGLDYASLARLKPDLVYCSVTGFGQTGPFAERAGYDFIVQGMGGFMSITGERDGLPGGGPQKAGVAIADLMTGMYATVAVLAALAHRDRTGAGQYIDMALLDVQVAMLANVASNYLASGQPPVRWGNAHQNIVPYQAFQTSDGWIIVAVGNDAQFRRFVEAGGRRELADDPRFATNPERVRHRETLVPIIAEMVKTRGKHDWIATLEALGVPCGPINDIGEVFDNEQVRARGLRAEVAHPSGATAALVRNPIRMSGTPPEIRTAPPTLGEHTEAVLRDLLGYDDAAIAALRARSVI; encoded by the coding sequence ATGGGAGCGCTCAGCCATCTGCGCATACTGGACCTCACGCGAGTGCTCGCCGGGCCCTGGTGCGCACAAACGCTCGCCGATCTCGGCGCGGACGTCATCAAGATCGAGCGGCCCGGTGCGGGCGACGATACGCGCCACTGGGGCCCGCCGTACCTGAAGACGCCCGACGGCGCCGATACCCGCGAGGCCGCCTATTATCTGTGCGCCAACCGCAACAAGCGCTCGGTCACGGTCGACATCGCCACAGCCGAAGGGCAGAAGATCGTGCGCGAGCTTGCCGCCACGAGCGACGTGGTGCTGGAAAACTACAAGGTCGGGCAACTCGCCAGATACGGACTCGACTATGCCTCGCTGGCGCGGTTGAAGCCCGATCTCGTCTACTGCTCGGTCACCGGCTTCGGCCAGACCGGGCCTTTCGCCGAGCGCGCCGGCTACGACTTCATCGTGCAGGGCATGGGCGGTTTCATGAGCATCACCGGCGAGCGCGACGGTCTGCCCGGCGGCGGCCCGCAAAAGGCTGGCGTGGCGATCGCCGATCTCATGACCGGCATGTACGCGACCGTCGCCGTGCTCGCCGCACTCGCCCATCGCGACCGCACGGGAGCCGGCCAATACATCGACATGGCACTGCTCGACGTACAGGTCGCCATGCTCGCCAACGTGGCGTCGAACTACCTCGCGAGCGGTCAGCCCCCCGTGCGCTGGGGCAACGCGCACCAGAACATCGTGCCGTATCAGGCGTTCCAGACGAGCGACGGCTGGATCATCGTGGCCGTGGGCAACGATGCGCAGTTCCGCCGCTTCGTCGAGGCGGGCGGGCGCCGCGAACTCGCCGACGATCCCCGGTTTGCGACCAATCCGGAACGCGTGCGCCACCGCGAAACCCTCGTCCCGATCATCGCGGAGATGGTGAAAACGCGCGGCAAGCACGACTGGATCGCCACGCTCGAGGCGCTCGGCGTACCGTGTGGGCCCATCAACGACATCGGAGAAGTGTTCGACAACGAGCAGGTGCGCGCGCGCGGACTGCGCGCCGAAGTTGCGCACCCGAGCGGCGCGACTGCCGCGCTCGTGCGCAACCCGATCCGGATGAGCGGCACGCCGCCTGAAATCCGCACGGCGCCGCCGACGCTCGGGGAGCACACCGAGGCGGTGCTGCGCGATCTGCTCGGTTACGACGACGCGGCGATCGCCGCCTTGCGGGCGCGCTCGGTCATCTGA
- a CDS encoding LysR family transcriptional regulator — protein MDLAALTVFRAVVRENGVTRAAAKLNRVQSNVTARLKQLEAELGTALFARDGRRLVLTPAGETLLPYAERLLALADEARNALSDTRPHGRLALGTMESTAASRLPAPLARYHQQWPDVALELTTDTSKCLLERLRKYEIDAALLARPPAPDTLDDTLDAVPVFRETLVMLTPRGHRPIRAAGDIALSTLVAFERGCAYRGYVERWYAEHGIRPARVLELGSYHAIVACVAAGAGVAVAPRSVLDVLARGMHNVAVHPLIEFEAIDTLLVWRRGQASAALAALRDTLLERTNAEPGSAAQTSATTGPAAAESV, from the coding sequence ATGGACCTTGCCGCGCTGACGGTATTCCGTGCGGTCGTGCGCGAGAACGGCGTGACGCGCGCGGCGGCAAAGCTCAATCGCGTACAGTCGAACGTGACCGCCCGACTCAAGCAACTCGAAGCGGAACTCGGCACGGCGCTTTTCGCGCGCGACGGCCGCCGACTCGTGCTGACGCCCGCGGGCGAGACCCTGCTGCCGTACGCCGAACGTCTGCTCGCGCTGGCCGACGAGGCGCGCAACGCGCTCAGCGACACCCGCCCGCACGGGCGCCTCGCGCTCGGTACGATGGAAAGCACGGCTGCGAGCCGGCTACCCGCGCCGCTCGCGCGTTACCACCAGCAGTGGCCAGACGTCGCGCTCGAGTTGACGACGGATACCTCGAAATGTCTGCTCGAACGGCTGCGCAAGTATGAAATCGACGCGGCACTTCTGGCGAGGCCGCCCGCGCCCGATACGCTCGACGACACGCTGGACGCGGTCCCGGTTTTCCGCGAAACGCTCGTCATGCTGACGCCGCGCGGGCACCGCCCGATTCGCGCAGCCGGCGACATTGCGCTTTCGACGCTCGTTGCATTCGAGCGCGGCTGCGCCTACCGCGGCTATGTCGAGCGCTGGTATGCCGAACATGGCATAAGGCCGGCGCGCGTGCTCGAGCTGGGCTCGTACCATGCGATCGTCGCCTGCGTCGCCGCAGGTGCGGGCGTGGCGGTCGCACCGCGCTCCGTGCTCGACGTCCTCGCGCGCGGCATGCATAACGTGGCCGTCCACCCGCTTATCGAGTTCGAAGCCATCGACACGCTGCTCGTCTGGCGCCGTGGTCAGGCCTCCGCGGCCCTGGCCGCACTGCGCGACACGCTGCTCGAGCGAACGAACGCGGAGCCGGGCTCCGCGGCGCAAACGAGCGCCACGACGGGGCCGGCAGCGGCCGAATCGGTCTAA